A window of Gemmatimonadota bacterium contains these coding sequences:
- a CDS encoding GreA/GreB family elongation factor, with protein MSMIEALKQKLTDEAEKLRFELNVTLPNEIRKAVELGDLRENSEYKAALERQQFVQARLGHLTQRLSKLSSIDESQIATDAVGMGSKITVEDQGTKVKEDYHLIFGDAEDFDDGQVTMSSPIGRALLGKKVGEIAVLKLPAGIRKLKVTKLVTIHDDVAP; from the coding sequence ATGAGCATGATCGAGGCCCTCAAGCAGAAGTTGACCGACGAGGCGGAGAAGCTCCGGTTCGAGCTCAACGTCACGCTCCCCAACGAGATCCGGAAGGCCGTCGAGCTCGGCGACCTTCGCGAGAACTCGGAGTACAAGGCCGCCCTCGAACGGCAGCAGTTCGTGCAGGCGCGCCTCGGGCACCTCACGCAGCGGCTCTCCAAGCTGTCGTCCATCGACGAGTCGCAGATCGCCACCGACGCCGTCGGGATGGGCTCCAAGATCACCGTCGAGGACCAGGGGACGAAGGTGAAGGAGGACTACCACCTCATCTTCGGCGACGCCGAGGACTTCGACGACGGGCAGGTCACCATGTCCTCGCCCATCGGGCGCGCCCTGCTCGGCAAGAAGGTCGGCGAGATCGCCGTGCTGAAGCTCCCGGCGGGCATCCGGAAGCTCAAGGTCACCAAGCTCGTTACGATCCACGACGACGTGGCGCCGTAG
- a CDS encoding DUF3299 domain-containing protein, whose product MTNDRSTPACVTRARRIGIVTCLAALASLAPIGAPLAAQTRPSAVPPSATPAGAFTSIDWRLLAGLDYETGKASDTLKKLDGQHVRVPGFIVPLDDADQEGAEFLLVPYYGACVHTPPPPPNQMAFVQMAGRKSVKLGLFDAVWLEGTLRITNYDSPYGQVGYQIEATSMKPYTGR is encoded by the coding sequence ATGACCAACGATCGTTCCACTCCAGCGTGCGTGACGCGCGCGCGCCGCATCGGCATCGTCACGTGCCTTGCCGCGTTGGCCTCGCTCGCGCCGATCGGCGCTCCGCTGGCCGCGCAGACGCGTCCCTCCGCCGTACCACCCTCGGCCACACCGGCCGGTGCCTTCACCAGCATCGACTGGCGCCTCCTCGCCGGCCTCGACTACGAGACAGGGAAGGCGTCGGACACGCTCAAGAAGCTCGATGGCCAGCATGTCCGCGTCCCCGGCTTCATCGTGCCGCTCGACGACGCCGATCAGGAGGGGGCCGAGTTCCTGCTCGTCCCGTACTATGGCGCGTGCGTGCACACGCCGCCGCCGCCGCCGAACCAGATGGCGTTCGTGCAAATGGCGGGACGCAAGTCGGTGAAGCTCGGACTCTTTGACGCCGTCTGGCTCGAGGGGACGCTCCGCATCACGAATTATGACTCGCCCTATGGTCAGGTCGGCTACCAGATCGAGGCGACGAGCATGAAGCCGTACACGGGTCGGTGA
- a CDS encoding ATP-binding cassette domain-containing protein: protein MSGPAASGPAVALHDVRFAYRGGRDVIDIPALEVGRGERLFLHGPSGSGKTTLLGLLAGVLAPRSGTITVLGTAVSTLSSGARDRFRAEHLGYVFQMFNLIPYLSVRDNITLPCKLSAARRARLRGTAPETEANTLAARLEIAGLLDEPVTALSVGQQQRVAVARALIGAPEVVVCDEPTSALDADRRDRFLELLFARCEEAGSALVFVSHDLGLASRFARTVELRDVNRAAAPVVSGDPEAAR, encoded by the coding sequence GTGAGTGGTCCGGCCGCCTCCGGCCCGGCCGTCGCGCTCCACGACGTCCGCTTCGCCTATCGTGGCGGCCGCGACGTGATCGACATCCCCGCGCTCGAAGTGGGGCGCGGCGAGCGGCTCTTCCTCCATGGTCCCAGCGGCAGCGGCAAGACGACGCTGCTCGGCCTCCTCGCCGGGGTGCTCGCGCCGCGGAGCGGCACCATCACCGTGCTCGGCACGGCGGTGAGCACCCTCTCGAGTGGCGCGCGCGACCGCTTCCGCGCCGAGCACCTCGGGTACGTGTTCCAGATGTTCAACCTCATCCCGTACCTCTCCGTGCGGGACAACATCACGCTGCCGTGCAAGCTGTCGGCGGCGCGGCGCGCACGGTTGCGCGGAACGGCCCCGGAGACGGAGGCGAACACCCTCGCAGCGCGCCTCGAGATCGCCGGACTGCTCGACGAGCCGGTGACGGCGCTCAGCGTCGGACAGCAGCAGCGCGTCGCGGTGGCGCGCGCGCTCATCGGCGCGCCCGAGGTCGTCGTCTGCGACGAACCGACGAGCGCGCTCGATGCGGACCGTCGCGATCGCTTCCTTGAGTTGCTCTTCGCACGCTGCGAGGAGGCGGGGAGCGCGTTGGTGTTCGTGAGCCACGATCTCGGCCTCGCCTCCCGCTTCGCGCGGACCGTCGAGTTGCGCGACGTCAACCGTGCCGCCGCGCCCGTCGTGAGCGGCGACCCCGAGGCCGCGCGATGA
- a CDS encoding ABC transporter permease: MSVLLALAWRSLRNRRLISTLTIASIALSVALLVGIEHVRLGVRESFQGTIRGTDLIVGARGGTTQVLLSTVFGMATPSGTISWATYERWAAHPAVKWTIPFALGDAHKGHRVIGTTAAFFEQYRFRDQHVTFASGHAPATAHEIAVGSEVAERLGYAVGDSVVLAHGVAAVSFAEHTAHPFIVSGVIARTFTPIDRALYTTLDGLTEMHETEEAAGGLMMGPPPAPVAPGAKPPITSFLVGTKNRVETIQLQFEMNQDRTEPLTAIIPGVALAQLWQTIGSAEVGLRVVALFTVLVGLIGMCVALYASLESRRREMAILRAVGAGPRAIVSLLVFESALLATTGAATGVLLVYSVIAAARSAVEARFGLALTLHALGAVEWSYLGLVVVAGTLVGVLPAWRAYRSSLADGLSPKL; encoded by the coding sequence ATGAGCGTGCTCCTCGCGCTGGCCTGGCGCTCGCTGCGCAACCGGCGGCTGATCTCCACGCTCACCATCGCGAGCATCGCGCTCTCGGTCGCGCTGCTCGTCGGCATCGAGCATGTGCGCCTCGGTGTGCGCGAGAGCTTCCAGGGGACCATCCGCGGCACCGACCTGATCGTCGGCGCGCGCGGCGGCACCACGCAGGTGCTGCTCTCCACGGTCTTCGGCATGGCGACGCCGAGCGGCACCATCTCGTGGGCGACGTACGAGCGGTGGGCGGCGCATCCGGCGGTGAAGTGGACCATCCCCTTCGCCCTGGGCGACGCGCACAAGGGTCACCGGGTGATCGGCACGACGGCGGCGTTCTTCGAGCAGTATCGGTTCCGTGACCAACACGTGACCTTCGCCTCGGGCCACGCCCCGGCGACCGCGCACGAGATCGCGGTCGGGAGCGAGGTCGCGGAGCGGCTCGGCTACGCGGTCGGGGATTCGGTGGTGCTCGCGCACGGCGTGGCGGCGGTCTCGTTCGCCGAGCACACGGCGCACCCCTTCATCGTCAGCGGCGTGATCGCGCGGACGTTCACGCCGATCGACCGGGCGCTCTACACCACGCTCGACGGGCTCACCGAGATGCACGAGACGGAAGAGGCCGCGGGCGGCCTGATGATGGGGCCGCCGCCGGCCCCGGTCGCGCCCGGCGCCAAGCCGCCCATCACGTCGTTCCTCGTCGGGACGAAGAACCGGGTGGAGACCATCCAGCTGCAGTTCGAGATGAACCAGGACCGCACCGAGCCGCTCACGGCGATCATTCCCGGCGTGGCCCTCGCGCAGCTCTGGCAGACGATCGGCAGCGCCGAGGTGGGGCTGCGCGTGGTGGCGCTGTTCACGGTGCTGGTGGGGCTCATCGGGATGTGCGTCGCGCTCTATGCCTCGCTGGAGTCGCGACGGCGCGAGATGGCGATCCTGCGCGCGGTGGGCGCCGGTCCACGGGCGATCGTCTCCCTGCTGGTCTTCGAGTCGGCCCTCCTCGCGACGACGGGCGCGGCGACCGGGGTCCTACTCGTGTACAGCGTGATCGCAGCGGCGCGCTCGGCGGTCGAGGCGCGGTTCGGGCTCGCCCTCACGCTACACGCGCTCGGCGCGGTCGAGTGGAGCTACCTCGGCCTCGTCGTGGTCGCGGGGACGCTTGTCGGGGTTCTCCCGGCATGGCGCGCGTACCGGTCCTCATTGGCTGACGGGCTCTCGCCGAAGCTGTAA
- a CDS encoding M20/M25/M40 family metallo-hydrolase, whose protein sequence is MSVRSLLAIVLLAGTAAGPLVAQPARQAAPINRDRSADPIPSAEWPAYIRRDAATNAGVLRIVEEGMRRSQSQTLAQVLLDRHGQRLTGSPQSDAAQDWLVATYESWGVNARREQYGTWLGWDRGVTHVDLVSPRVRSLEATAMAWSPATPAPVEAEVITYPSGISTPEAFDAWVPNVRGKVFLMNVPRLSCRSPQQWQEFGTSEEIARVNEAQQQIQLEWNQLNVAMSGGKSVWQKLKEAGAVAVFTFQWSNYPGINKVFGSPNQTLPTFAIGCEDYGLLFRLARNGQGPKVRAFTDSRLLGERPVHNVIAEMKGTEKPNEYIILSAHFDSWSASSGATDNGTGTITMMEAMRILRAVYPNPKRTIIVGHWNGEEQGLNGSRAYSEDHPEVVNGLHALFNQDNGTGRIVNLSAGPIAGAGDRLAGYLREIPNEFTRYIRFQPVSGQATGGSDNASFACYKAPAYGTGALGWDYSFTTWHTDRDSFDKVVESDLRHNATLLAMLVYLASEDPTFQPHQVIDPLPAAPNGQPGVWRECVKAQRQVPAAVR, encoded by the coding sequence GTGTCCGTTCGCTCGCTGCTCGCCATCGTCCTGCTCGCCGGCACGGCCGCCGGTCCGCTCGTCGCACAGCCGGCTCGTCAGGCCGCGCCGATCAATCGCGATCGCTCTGCCGACCCGATCCCGAGCGCCGAGTGGCCCGCGTACATCCGGCGCGACGCCGCGACCAACGCCGGCGTGCTGCGAATCGTCGAGGAAGGGATGCGGCGCTCGCAGTCGCAGACGCTCGCGCAGGTGCTGCTCGACCGGCACGGCCAGCGTCTCACGGGGTCGCCGCAGTCCGATGCGGCGCAGGATTGGCTCGTGGCGACGTACGAGTCGTGGGGCGTGAACGCGCGGCGCGAACAGTACGGCACGTGGCTCGGCTGGGACCGCGGCGTCACGCACGTCGACCTGGTGAGCCCGCGGGTCCGTTCGCTCGAGGCGACGGCGATGGCGTGGAGCCCCGCGACGCCGGCGCCGGTGGAGGCCGAGGTGATCACCTATCCGTCGGGGATCTCGACCCCGGAGGCCTTCGATGCCTGGGTGCCGAATGTCCGCGGGAAGGTCTTCCTGATGAACGTCCCGCGTCTCTCGTGCCGCTCGCCGCAGCAGTGGCAGGAGTTCGGCACGAGCGAGGAGATCGCGCGCGTGAACGAGGCGCAGCAGCAGATCCAGCTCGAGTGGAACCAGCTCAACGTCGCGATGAGCGGGGGCAAGTCCGTCTGGCAGAAGCTCAAGGAGGCCGGCGCGGTCGCCGTGTTCACCTTCCAGTGGTCGAACTACCCGGGCATCAACAAGGTCTTCGGTTCGCCCAACCAGACGCTCCCGACGTTCGCGATCGGTTGCGAGGACTACGGGCTGCTGTTCCGGCTCGCGCGCAACGGGCAGGGCCCGAAGGTCCGCGCCTTCACCGACAGCCGGCTCCTTGGCGAGCGCCCGGTGCACAACGTGATCGCGGAGATGAAGGGGACGGAGAAGCCGAACGAGTACATCATCCTCTCGGCGCACTTCGATTCGTGGTCGGCGAGCTCTGGCGCGACCGACAACGGCACCGGCACCATCACGATGATGGAGGCGATGCGCATCCTGCGCGCGGTGTATCCCAACCCGAAGCGCACGATCATCGTCGGGCACTGGAACGGCGAGGAGCAGGGACTGAACGGCTCGCGCGCCTACAGCGAGGACCACCCCGAGGTGGTGAACGGTCTCCACGCGCTGTTCAACCAGGACAACGGCACCGGCCGCATCGTGAACCTCTCCGCCGGCCCGATCGCCGGCGCGGGTGACCGCCTCGCGGGGTACCTCCGCGAGATCCCGAACGAGTTCACGCGCTACATCCGCTTCCAGCCCGTGAGCGGCCAGGCGACCGGCGGCAGCGACAACGCGAGCTTCGCCTGCTACAAGGCGCCGGCCTATGGCACGGGCGCGCTCGGCTGGGACTACTCGTTCACCACCTGGCACACCGACCGCGACAGCTTCGACAAGGTCGTCGAGTCCGACCTGCGCCACAACGCGACGCTCCTCGCGATGCTGGTGTACCTCGCGAGCGAGGACCCGACGTTCCAGCCGCATCAGGTGATCGACCCGCTGCCCGCCGCCCCGAACGGACAGCCGGGCGTGTGGCGCGAGTGCGTGAAGGCACAGCGGCAGGTGCCGGCGGCAGTACGGTAG